The DNA window GATCGCTTCGTGGTGAGCGCCGACTTTTGCGCGAGTGCCTTGCCGACGAGCGCCCAATCCGGGTTGCGCCCGGTGATGCAGTAGCCCGTGTGGGCCAAGGCACCCGAGACCGCTCCGTCGGCGAGCGCGGTCTTGATCGCGCGGCCGGGTGATTCTCCGTGAAAGATTTGCCCGAAAAAACTGACGGCGACGTTGAATCCGACTTGCCCCGCGATGAGCTTCGGATCCGTCCATTGCGCTTCGACGCTCCGCCCGGAGGTCAAAAAGACGACCGCCAGAATCCCGATCGGTCGGCACCTCATGTTTCTTCCATTACGCAAGTTCGCTGCCATATCGGCGAAGCGTCGGAAAGTACCATGACCCAGTGGGTTAGAGTTAGCGCTCCGATCGGGTCCGTGGGGGAATGCCCCTATCTCCTCGCCGGTTGCGTAAATTTACGCGGCCGCTCGCCCGGCTTCGATAGTGTTTCCCCTCTCGACTCCAGTTCGGGGTTAAGATCGTGACGATGTCTCTCGTGCTCGACGGCCGGAGCTTGACGCTCGATGAGATTCGGAGCGTTTCGTTCGGTGAGGCCGAGGTGGCGCTTTCGCCCGACGCCCGCTCGCGGGTGCGTGCCTCGCGGGAGGTCGTCGAGCAGATCTTGCTGAGCGAGAACGTCGTGTATGGCATCAACACCGGTTTCGGGAACTTTCGTAACGTGGTCATCCCGAGGAAAGACCTGGACGAGCTGCAGCTCAATTTGGTCCGAAGCCACGCGGCCGGAGTGGGAGAGGCGTTCCCCGAGAGTGTGGTTCGGACGATTCTGCTGCTACGGGTGAATACGCTCGCGGCAGGCTTCTCCGGCATCGACCCGGAAACGCTCGATGCCCTCGTCGCGATGTTGAACCGGGGGGTCCATCCCGTCGTTCCCCAGAAGGGATCGGTGGGCGCAAGCGGCGACCTCGCTCCTCTCGCCCACGTCGCGCTCGCGCTCGTCGGAGAGGGTGATGCGGTTTTCGGCGGAGAGCGACTTCCGAGCACCGAAGCCCTTCGCCGAGCGGGGCTGTCCCCGGTGAGGCTTCACCCGAAGGACGGGCTCGCGCTCATCAACGGGACGCAGGTCATTACCGCGCTCCTCGCCCATGCCGTCCTGCTCGCGCGGCGACTCGTTCGTTGCGCCGACGTCATCGGGGCCCTCACCCTCGACACGCTGCTCGGAACCGACGTCGCATTCGATCCCAGAATCCACGAAGCGCGGCCTCACCCGGGACAGCGGACGACGGCGGAGAACTTGAGACGGCTCCTCGAGGGCAGCGCCATGAGAAAGTCGCATGAAAGCTGCGACCGGGTGCAGGACAGCTATTCGCTGCGCTGCATGCCGCAGATTCATGGCGCGGTTCGAGACGCGCTCGACTACGTGGAAGGTGTCCTGAACATCGAGATGAACAGCGCGACGGACAACCCCATGATCTTCGTGGAAACGAAGGAGGTCCTCTCCGGGGGCAACTTTCACGGCCAGCCGGTGGCGCTTGCCTCGGACTTCCTCACGATTGCCCTCGCCGAGCTCGGTGCGGTCAGCGAGCGCAGGACGGAAAGACTGGTGAATCCCGCTCTTTCGGAGCTTCCCGCATTTCTCGTAAAGGAAGGCGGACTCAACTCGGGGTTCATGATCCTCCAGGTTGCGGCGGCCGCGCTCGCCTCGGAGAACAAAGTTCTGTCCCATCCCGCGAGTGTGGACAGCATTCCCACTTCGGCGAATCAAGAAGATCACGTCAGTATGGGGGTCACCGCGGCGAGAAAGACCAACGAGGTCGCGAGCAATCTCGCGAACATCCTGGCGATCGAGCTCCTGGCCGCTGCCCAGGCTCTCGACCTCAGGCGTCCCTTGACGACTTCCCCGGCGCTCGAGGCCGTGCACGCTCGGCTTCGGGAAAAGGTTCCCCACTACGATCGCGACCGCCCCCACCACCCCGACGTTCGGGAAGCGACCCGTCTCGTCGAGTCGGGAGCCATCGTCGAAGCGGCTTCTTCGCATGTCGGAGGGATGGGCTGAAGTTTGTGATGGGCAGTTACAGCGCAGCCATCGCGCGGCCCGTGGTCCGGAAGATTCTTCGGGCATCGAACCTTCGACGGAAAGGAGATTAGACCATGCCGGCATCGACTCGAGTCGTCCGCGCCCCTCGGGGAGTGGAGCTCAGCTGCAAGGCCTGGCCCCAGGAAGCCGCCTATCGGATGATCCAGAACAACCTCGATTCCGAAGTCGCGGAACGGCCCGAGGAGCTCGTGGTCTACGGCGGTACGGGCAAGGCGGCGCGGAGCTGGGAGGACTTCGACCGTATCCTGAGCGCGCTCAGAGATCTGGAATCGGACGAGACGCTTCTGGTTCAGTCCGGCCGCCCTGTGGGCATTGCCGCCACGCACCCCGATGCCCCCCGGGTTCTCATCGCGAACTCGTT is part of the Vicinamibacteria bacterium genome and encodes:
- a CDS encoding urocanate hydratase (catalyzes the formation of 4-imidazolone-5-propanoate from urocanate during histidine metabolism), producing MPASTRVVRAPRGVELSCKAWPQEAAYRMIQNNLDSEVAERPEELVVYGGTGKAARSWEDFDRILSALRDLESDETLLVQSGRPVGIAATHPDAPRVLIANSLLVPHWATWEEFRRLEALGLTMFGQMTAGSWIYIGTQGILQGTYETFGACARER
- the hutH gene encoding histidine ammonia-lyase: MSLVLDGRSLTLDEIRSVSFGEAEVALSPDARSRVRASREVVEQILLSENVVYGINTGFGNFRNVVIPRKDLDELQLNLVRSHAAGVGEAFPESVVRTILLLRVNTLAAGFSGIDPETLDALVAMLNRGVHPVVPQKGSVGASGDLAPLAHVALALVGEGDAVFGGERLPSTEALRRAGLSPVRLHPKDGLALINGTQVITALLAHAVLLARRLVRCADVIGALTLDTLLGTDVAFDPRIHEARPHPGQRTTAENLRRLLEGSAMRKSHESCDRVQDSYSLRCMPQIHGAVRDALDYVEGVLNIEMNSATDNPMIFVETKEVLSGGNFHGQPVALASDFLTIALAELGAVSERRTERLVNPALSELPAFLVKEGGLNSGFMILQVAAAALASENKVLSHPASVDSIPTSANQEDHVSMGVTAARKTNEVASNLANILAIELLAAAQALDLRRPLTTSPALEAVHARLREKVPHYDRDRPHHPDVREATRLVESGAIVEAASSHVGGMG